A portion of the Chryseobacterium tructae genome contains these proteins:
- a CDS encoding MFS transporter gives MSITLEKGQTINFYQATAPIIISVFGVYLTIGIALGVLPGFVQNTLGFDSIIVGLVIGLQSLSTLLTRAYSGKITDTRGAKKSKMSGVVLAVIAGVVYVLAVLFQAHPLMALIFLLAARIIHGIGESFLVTGALTWGIGLVGHSNSGKAMTWNGIAMYAGIAIGAPVSIWLSKEFNMLPAFILIALLPLISWLSTAKLPSIPVDKDHVRTPFYKVIGAISGQGLSLAFSSMAFGCIASFIALFFSQKNWGDASLAFIIFGICYVLTRVLFASFPDKYGGLKIAFISLIIEVAGQLLIWMSASKTLAIIGCGLTGVGFSLVFPALGVLAIQKVKPQMRGTALGAYVAFVDLSLGLAGPIAGLIAGWFDYQTVYLFGGISCIVSMIILLGNKK, from the coding sequence ATGAGTATAACATTAGAAAAAGGACAGACTATTAATTTCTACCAGGCGACTGCTCCCATTATCATTTCGGTATTCGGAGTTTACCTTACGATAGGAATTGCACTGGGTGTACTTCCCGGATTTGTCCAGAACACATTAGGTTTTGACAGCATTATTGTAGGACTTGTTATTGGTCTCCAATCATTGTCAACACTTTTAACCCGTGCATATTCCGGAAAAATCACAGATACCAGAGGTGCCAAGAAAAGTAAAATGTCTGGTGTGGTATTAGCTGTTATTGCCGGGGTTGTTTATGTACTTGCAGTACTATTTCAAGCTCATCCGCTGATGGCACTTATCTTTCTGTTAGCAGCAAGAATCATTCATGGTATTGGCGAAAGCTTTCTGGTTACCGGAGCATTAACGTGGGGAATAGGGCTGGTAGGACACTCTAATTCTGGAAAAGCGATGACCTGGAACGGTATTGCTATGTATGCAGGAATTGCAATCGGAGCTCCTGTCAGCATCTGGTTGAGTAAAGAATTTAATATGTTGCCTGCTTTTATCCTTATAGCCTTGCTTCCCCTTATAAGTTGGCTTTCTACTGCAAAACTTCCTTCTATTCCTGTAGATAAAGATCATGTGCGAACGCCTTTTTACAAGGTGATCGGTGCAATATCAGGCCAGGGGCTGAGCCTTGCTTTTTCATCAATGGCTTTTGGATGTATTGCTTCTTTTATTGCTTTATTTTTCTCACAAAAGAATTGGGGAGATGCTTCACTTGCTTTTATAATTTTTGGAATATGCTACGTTCTTACCCGAGTATTATTTGCTTCATTTCCTGATAAATACGGAGGTCTTAAGATTGCTTTCATCTCTTTGATTATCGAAGTGGCAGGACAACTACTGATATGGATGTCTGCTTCCAAAACATTAGCCATTATCGGATGTGGGTTGACCGGGGTTGGATTTTCATTGGTCTTTCCGGCTTTGGGAGTTCTTGCCATTCAAAAAGTAAAACCACAAATGAGAGGAACAGCATTGGGAGCGTACGTTGCTTTTGTTGATCTTTCATTAGGATTAGCAGGGCCAATTGCCGGACTGATTGCAGGCTGGTTTGATTATCAGACAGTGTATCTTTTCGGGGGTATCAGCTGTATTGTATCTATGATTATTCTACTAGGTAATAAAAAATAA
- a CDS encoding siderophore-interacting protein gives MENSIITQAEKTKKIRSAFIIKSKQYLTPHLIRVVFEINEDQIGLLTHVHSGSNNKIFIPVEEGNTPLIRTYTNRKIDLENRELTIDFVAHGDNGPASAWALQANPGDSLEIGMKESTRPLVPDADFYLLGGDATALPVICAVAEQFPSYVSAKILLEVASKEDELILCSAADISVEWLHNPHPEEGSKLAEAVKSVQFPPGVLKEYVYIAAEYTTVHELRNYFKTILQWDPHGLYICSYWKAGQAENIRTV, from the coding sequence ATGGAAAATTCTATCATCACTCAGGCAGAAAAAACGAAAAAAATACGTTCTGCATTTATCATTAAAAGTAAACAGTATCTCACTCCACATCTTATCCGTGTGGTGTTTGAAATCAATGAAGATCAGATTGGTCTGTTAACCCATGTGCACTCTGGTTCTAATAATAAAATATTTATTCCTGTTGAAGAAGGAAATACTCCTTTAATCAGAACATATACTAACAGAAAAATTGATCTTGAAAACCGGGAATTAACTATAGATTTTGTTGCCCATGGTGATAACGGGCCTGCATCTGCATGGGCATTACAAGCGAATCCTGGTGATTCTTTGGAAATAGGGATGAAAGAAAGTACAAGACCTTTAGTTCCCGATGCCGATTTTTATCTGCTGGGGGGAGATGCAACAGCATTGCCTGTCATTTGTGCTGTTGCTGAGCAGTTTCCTTCTTACGTATCAGCAAAAATACTATTAGAGGTGGCAAGCAAAGAAGATGAACTTATTCTGTGTTCTGCAGCAGATATATCAGTAGAATGGCTTCACAATCCTCATCCGGAAGAAGGAAGCAAACTTGCAGAAGCTGTGAAATCTGTTCAGTTTCCACCCGGAGTTTTGAAAGAATATGTGTATATCGCCGCAGAATACACAACGGTGCATGAACTTCGTAATTATTTTAAAACAATCCTGCAATGGGATCCTCATGGTTTATATATATGCTCATACTGGAAAGCCGGACAGGCAGAAAATATCCGGACAGTTTAG